One window of the Eschrichtius robustus isolate mEscRob2 chromosome 13, mEscRob2.pri, whole genome shotgun sequence genome contains the following:
- the TSPAN8 gene encoding tetraspanin-8 isoform X1 gives MAGVSVCIKYSMFIFNFVSWLCGTSILAVAIWLRVGKDGREILSPGDATINPYIAVNILIAVGAIIMILGFLGCFGAMKENQFMLVLFFIGLILILLLQVVAGILGATNKSKTERALNETLQTNVHLLSATNENGKLFQKAFSEIQEELKCCGLINGASDWGNNFQYYYKSCECPSASDSSCTKYDGKTIYKQSCFSLLRGLFSRRLSVVIGLAFGLAAVEVLGLIFSIVLYCQIRKK, from the exons ATGGCAGGTGTGAGTGTCTGTATAAAATATTCTATGTTTATCTTCAACTTCGTGTCCTGG cTATGTGGTACCTCAATCCTGGCAGTAGCAATTTGGCTACGAGTAGGCAAAGATGGTCGAGAG attctcaGTCCTGGGGATGCTACCATTAACCCCTATATTGCTGTGAATATCTTGATTGCTGTGGGTGCTATCATCATGATTCTGGGTTTCCTGGGATGCTTTGGTGCCATGAAAGAAAACCAGTTCATGCTTGTTTTG tttttcataggATTGATTCTGATCCTACTTCTGCAAGTGGTGGCAGGTATCCTAGGAGCTACTAACAAATCTAAG ACTGAACGTGCTCTGAATGAGACTCTCCAGACTAATGTACATCTTTTGAGtgcaacaaatgaaaatggaaaactatTCCAGAAAGCCTTTTCTGAAATTCAAGAAGAG TTAAAATGTTGTGGTTTGATCAATGGAGCTTCTGATTGGGGAAATAATTTTCAATACTATTACAAGTCATGTGAATGTCCAAGTGCATCAGATTCTTCTTGTACAAAGTATGATGGAAAAACTATTTACAAACAG TCATGCTTTTCTTTGCTAAGAGGCTTATTTTCAAGACGTCTTTCCGTAGTTATTGGGCTGGCGTTTGGACTTGCAGCTGTTGAG gtaCTTggtctgatattttctattgtccTGTACTGCCAGATCAGGAAGAAATAA
- the TSPAN8 gene encoding tetraspanin-8 isoform X2: protein MAGLCGTSILAVAIWLRVGKDGREILSPGDATINPYIAVNILIAVGAIIMILGFLGCFGAMKENQFMLVLFFIGLILILLLQVVAGILGATNKSKTERALNETLQTNVHLLSATNENGKLFQKAFSEIQEELKCCGLINGASDWGNNFQYYYKSCECPSASDSSCTKYDGKTIYKQSCFSLLRGLFSRRLSVVIGLAFGLAAVEVLGLIFSIVLYCQIRKK from the exons ATGGCAGGT cTATGTGGTACCTCAATCCTGGCAGTAGCAATTTGGCTACGAGTAGGCAAAGATGGTCGAGAG attctcaGTCCTGGGGATGCTACCATTAACCCCTATATTGCTGTGAATATCTTGATTGCTGTGGGTGCTATCATCATGATTCTGGGTTTCCTGGGATGCTTTGGTGCCATGAAAGAAAACCAGTTCATGCTTGTTTTG tttttcataggATTGATTCTGATCCTACTTCTGCAAGTGGTGGCAGGTATCCTAGGAGCTACTAACAAATCTAAG ACTGAACGTGCTCTGAATGAGACTCTCCAGACTAATGTACATCTTTTGAGtgcaacaaatgaaaatggaaaactatTCCAGAAAGCCTTTTCTGAAATTCAAGAAGAG TTAAAATGTTGTGGTTTGATCAATGGAGCTTCTGATTGGGGAAATAATTTTCAATACTATTACAAGTCATGTGAATGTCCAAGTGCATCAGATTCTTCTTGTACAAAGTATGATGGAAAAACTATTTACAAACAG TCATGCTTTTCTTTGCTAAGAGGCTTATTTTCAAGACGTCTTTCCGTAGTTATTGGGCTGGCGTTTGGACTTGCAGCTGTTGAG gtaCTTggtctgatattttctattgtccTGTACTGCCAGATCAGGAAGAAATAA